Proteins from a single region of Ziziphus jujuba cultivar Dongzao chromosome 1, ASM3175591v1:
- the LOC107403244 gene encoding ribulose bisphosphate carboxylase small subunit, chloroplastic 3 — MSTGICRTPVSGSGYVGLTTNFSKLLPAKDFTIGFSSKIASSGFRTQCMQTWTPINNTKFETLSYLPPLSDDSVAREVDYMLKKGWIPCLEFDEVGRVHRENSRIPGYYDGRYWTLWKLPMFGCTDASQVLKEIHECKNTYPNAYIRCLAFDNKHQGQCMAFLIQKPTTKRA; from the exons ATGTCTACTGGAATCTGTAGAACTCCGGTTTCTGGATCTGGCTATGTTGGCCTGACGACCAACTTTTCTAAACTCCTTCCGGCTAAGGATTTTACTATTGGGTTTTCCAGCAAAATTGCCTCTAGTGGTTTCAGGACTCAGTGTATGCAG ACATGGACTCCGATCAACAACACGAAGTTCGAGACACTCTCCTACCTGCCTCCTCTCTCAGATGACTCAGTTGCAAGGGAGGTTGACTACATGCTTAAAAAGGGATGGATCCCTTGTCTCGAGTTTGATGAG GTGGGGAGAGTGCACAGGGAGAATAGTCGCATTCCAGGCTACTATGATGGAAGGTATTGGACACTGTGGAAGCTGCCAATGTTTGGCTGCACCGACGCCTCTCAGGTACTGAAAGAAATCCATGAGTGCAAAAACACATACCCAAATGCTTATATACGCTGTCTGGCATTTGACAACAAGCACCAAGGTCAGTGCATGGCCTTTCTCATTCAGAAGCCTACCACTAAAAGGGCCTAA